The following are from one region of the Phycisphaerae bacterium genome:
- a CDS encoding type I-E CRISPR-associated protein Cse1/CasA produces MPSFSLVSSPWISVTLIDGQSRVCSLKELLADAHAIARIGESSPLINVAMLRFLIALVSDGLRDRVGCEEDLIRLTARTETGLQSDAVAAIIAPLETATARDGGSQASYFDAEVIKNIPGWDAPNTPQSASQLLAEIPSGTNIVHFNHAYDADPPLCVGCMLKGRLAESAFARGGLGPAISRNLLSTIGGSEPRYVIPYADTLLKTLLLNLIVGDRGRPSWVAIHGRADGVPGPVARMTWRPRLVTPVSNSQSDEPCCHCGESHFDRFTKVVVADTYNHANSPYGAKQDVEQWKSSPDDPHLIPSNKDTFNLGGDFEFWPVRAITRWLTEPGRVGWNRMIKRAHHLKSDISVVVTSSAGNQAKIDDAPIAEYAIPSKLMAQPSVKLDATAEALVKFFDKEHAAKRRQLSLAQVLDTWVAIATDDDPNAYLSQWASETKPNEDDKYGVRSVDTAEVNTILYAAARALVKQMESLPDLQRQAWSMTNVTAGAATMERQAAMTFVWQQSRIESGHRRHALREAVAAILPIYSAHHVQAWKHEPVPGATFRTLANQQVAEDRQGGVRGGGRFRRLLAEVVTAPHAARQGALSRLFSAITETPTTPQPPRIDFADLLVELSKWHDPIDPTPARWRTILA; encoded by the coding sequence ATGCCTTCATTCAGTCTCGTCTCATCGCCGTGGATTAGCGTCACACTGATTGATGGACAGAGTCGAGTTTGTTCGCTCAAGGAACTTCTTGCCGATGCTCATGCAATCGCGCGAATCGGGGAATCGTCTCCGCTGATCAACGTCGCAATGCTGCGGTTTCTCATCGCGCTTGTTAGCGATGGACTTAGGGATCGCGTTGGCTGTGAAGAAGATTTGATCAGACTTACTGCCCGCACCGAAACAGGGCTTCAGAGCGACGCGGTCGCGGCGATCATCGCGCCGCTGGAGACTGCGACGGCTCGCGACGGTGGTTCTCAGGCATCGTACTTCGACGCAGAGGTAATTAAGAATATTCCCGGCTGGGATGCGCCCAACACGCCACAATCGGCATCCCAACTGCTCGCTGAGATTCCATCCGGCACCAATATCGTCCACTTCAACCACGCCTACGACGCCGATCCGCCGCTGTGTGTCGGTTGCATGCTCAAGGGCAGGCTGGCTGAATCCGCCTTCGCCCGCGGCGGCCTCGGTCCGGCGATTAGCCGCAATCTGCTCTCAACCATCGGCGGAAGCGAGCCGCGCTATGTCATTCCTTATGCCGACACACTGCTCAAAACGCTGCTCCTCAATCTTATTGTCGGCGATCGCGGCCGACCTTCGTGGGTCGCGATCCACGGTCGCGCGGATGGCGTGCCGGGGCCCGTCGCTCGGATGACCTGGCGGCCTCGCCTTGTGACGCCCGTATCGAACAGTCAAAGTGATGAGCCTTGCTGCCATTGCGGCGAAAGCCATTTCGATCGATTCACCAAGGTTGTTGTTGCTGACACTTACAACCATGCAAATAGCCCGTATGGCGCTAAGCAGGACGTCGAACAGTGGAAATCGTCGCCGGACGACCCCCACCTGATTCCCTCGAACAAGGACACGTTCAATCTCGGAGGCGATTTCGAATTCTGGCCCGTCCGTGCGATCACGCGTTGGCTCACGGAGCCCGGACGCGTGGGGTGGAATCGCATGATTAAACGAGCGCACCACTTGAAATCCGACATTTCGGTCGTCGTAACATCGAGCGCCGGCAACCAAGCCAAAATCGACGACGCCCCTATTGCCGAATACGCAATCCCATCCAAGTTGATGGCTCAGCCATCGGTGAAGCTTGACGCGACGGCCGAGGCGTTAGTGAAGTTCTTTGACAAAGAACATGCGGCGAAGCGTCGCCAACTGTCGCTCGCCCAAGTCCTCGATACGTGGGTTGCAATTGCGACTGATGATGATCCGAATGCCTATCTATCGCAATGGGCGAGTGAGACCAAACCGAATGAAGACGACAAATACGGCGTTCGATCAGTTGACACCGCCGAGGTGAATACAATTCTGTATGCCGCCGCGCGAGCACTGGTCAAGCAAATGGAGAGCCTACCTGACCTTCAGCGTCAGGCATGGTCGATGACGAATGTTACCGCCGGTGCGGCGACGATGGAGCGGCAGGCGGCCATGACATTTGTTTGGCAACAATCGCGGATCGAATCGGGGCATCGCCGTCACGCGCTCCGGGAGGCGGTCGCGGCGATCCTACCAATCTACTCCGCACACCATGTGCAGGCGTGGAAGCATGAACCCGTCCCCGGCGCGACGTTCCGCACGCTTGCTAATCAGCAAGTTGCCGAAGATCGTCAAGGCGGCGTTCGCGGCGGCGGCCGATTTCGCAGACTTCTCGCCGAAGTGGTTACTGCCCCGCATGCAGCCCGGCAAGGGGCATTGAGCCGCCTCTTTTCCGCCATCACTGAGACACCAACGACCCCACAGCCGCCTCGAATAGACTTCGCCGATCTGCTTGTAGAACTGTCGAAGTGGCATGATCCGATTGATCCGACTCCCGCGCGCTGGCGAACAATTCTGGCCTAG
- a CDS encoding TlpA family protein disulfide reductase translates to MNRMRIGFLALLAGVVVGGVVQAGEIGDQAAPLNIKTWVKGKPVDLADGKGKKIYVVEFWATWCPPCRTSIPHLTEMQTKFKDKGVVFIGVSDEPAEKVRPFVENMGDKMAYVVACDDGRKTTDAYMKAFGQQGIPTAFIVDKSGQIVWVGHPMFGLDETIQKVIDGNWDVAEFKKQQDEEMAAQRKMMAVAMKLEEYFELAKMPKKSKKMKKLATSILKDGGKNPMLMNEFSWTILTDENVKHRDIATAVKAAKLAYDATNGSEPAVIDTYARALFMDGKVEEAIAEQKRAIELCKDARMLEGLKKALKEYEDQAAKKA, encoded by the coding sequence ATGAATCGAATGCGAATCGGATTTTTGGCGCTGCTGGCTGGCGTCGTGGTTGGGGGAGTGGTTCAGGCTGGCGAAATCGGCGACCAGGCTGCACCGCTCAATATCAAGACCTGGGTCAAAGGCAAGCCGGTGGATCTGGCCGACGGCAAGGGAAAGAAAATCTACGTGGTCGAGTTCTGGGCCACGTGGTGCCCGCCGTGCCGGACGAGCATTCCCCACCTGACCGAGATGCAGACGAAATTCAAGGACAAGGGTGTCGTTTTCATCGGGGTCAGCGATGAGCCTGCGGAAAAGGTCAGGCCGTTCGTCGAGAACATGGGAGACAAGATGGCGTATGTCGTCGCTTGTGACGACGGCAGGAAAACCACCGACGCGTACATGAAGGCGTTCGGACAGCAAGGCATCCCGACGGCCTTCATCGTCGACAAGTCGGGGCAGATCGTCTGGGTCGGTCACCCCATGTTTGGCTTGGATGAAACGATCCAGAAAGTCATTGATGGGAACTGGGATGTTGCCGAATTCAAGAAGCAGCAAGACGAGGAAATGGCCGCGCAGCGAAAAATGATGGCGGTGGCGATGAAGCTCGAAGAGTATTTCGAGCTGGCGAAGATGCCGAAGAAATCCAAGAAGATGAAGAAACTGGCGACTTCGATCCTGAAGGACGGCGGCAAGAATCCCATGCTAATGAATGAGTTCTCCTGGACCATCCTGACGGATGAAAATGTGAAGCATCGGGACATTGCGACTGCCGTGAAAGCCGCAAAGCTTGCGTATGACGCAACCAATGGAAGCGAGCCGGCAGTCATCGACACCTACGCCCGCGCGTTGTTCATGGATGGAAAAGTCGAAGAGGCGATCGCCGAACAGAAGCGCGCCATCGAGCTTTGCAAGGATGCCCGGATGCTGGAAGGATTGAAGAAGGCGCTTAAAGAGTACGAAGATCAGGCCGCCAAGAAGGCATGA
- the acnA gene encoding aconitate hydratase AcnA, producing the protein MTAKAYPDPYSAKKTLRTLMGEVAFFHLARLADAGVGDISRLPFSIKILIENALRHSGDGIVHPDDVRKLANWNAARPAEDEVPFTPARVVLQDFTGVPAVVDLAAMRSAMMRLGGDPNRINPLVPVDLVIDHSVQVDVFGSSQSLALNEDIEFARNRERYEFLRWGQRAFNGFRVVPPATGIVHQVNLEYLAKAVMTRQVDGTLYALPDTLVGTDSHTTMINGLGVLGWGVGGIEAEACMLGQPIYMLAPEVIGFKLSGRLPEGATATDLVLTVTDMLRRKGVVNKFVEFFGDGLADLGLADRATIANMAPEYGATMGFFPIDDETLSYLRRTGRSEAEVDLVERYCKEQDLFRVNGRPDPIFTDTLHLELSTIEPSLAGPKRPQDRVRLSELKSEFRKSLTAPIKNRGYELAAEDAARRVTFRDNGHSCEIGHGAVVIAAITSCTNTSNPSVMLAAGLLARKAVEKGLTVKPYVKTSLAPGSRVVTDYLDKAGLSPYLDKLGFYTVGYGCTTCIGNSGPLPEAVAEVVTKNNLVASSVLSGNRNFEGRVSPQVKANFLASPPLVVAYAIAGTTDINLTTDPLGTDKAGKPVYLRDIWPTNAEVTETVSRCVTAEMFKHRYSNVFDGNDKWNRIAVAEGAVYDWNPGSTYIQEPPFFVDLSREPAPIQPIANARVLVMVGDSVTTDHISPAGNIAKESPAAKFLMEHGVQPKDFNSYGARRGNDRVMTRGTFANVRLRNLLAPGTEGGVTRHLPSGEVMSIYDASLKYKAAGTPLVVLAGAEYGTGSSRDWAAKGPFLLGIRAVIATSYERIHRSNLVFMGVLPLQYLEGQSRESLGLSGEEVFSIQGLDDSLRPRRKLTVIAKCPKQSKPDISFEAVVRIDTPVEIEYYRNGGILQTVLRKMMKA; encoded by the coding sequence ATGACCGCCAAAGCATATCCCGATCCGTACTCGGCGAAAAAGACCCTCCGCACCCTCATGGGGGAAGTCGCCTTTTTCCATCTTGCAAGGTTGGCCGACGCCGGTGTCGGCGACATCTCCCGGCTTCCTTTTTCCATCAAGATTCTGATTGAGAATGCCCTTCGGCATTCGGGAGACGGCATCGTCCACCCGGACGATGTCCGGAAGCTGGCGAACTGGAACGCCGCCAGACCGGCCGAGGATGAAGTGCCCTTCACCCCGGCCCGCGTCGTGCTTCAGGATTTCACCGGCGTTCCGGCCGTCGTGGATCTCGCGGCCATGCGCTCGGCCATGATGCGGCTGGGCGGCGATCCGAATCGCATCAATCCGCTCGTGCCGGTTGACCTCGTCATCGACCATTCGGTGCAGGTGGATGTCTTCGGCAGTTCGCAGTCACTGGCGCTGAATGAAGACATCGAGTTCGCGCGGAACCGCGAACGGTACGAATTCCTTCGCTGGGGGCAGCGCGCGTTCAACGGCTTCCGTGTTGTTCCGCCCGCGACCGGCATTGTCCACCAGGTGAATCTCGAGTATCTCGCAAAGGCCGTCATGACGCGACAGGTCGACGGCACGCTCTACGCGCTGCCTGATACGCTGGTCGGCACCGACAGCCACACGACCATGATCAACGGCCTCGGCGTGCTCGGATGGGGCGTCGGCGGCATCGAGGCCGAGGCGTGCATGCTGGGCCAGCCGATCTACATGCTCGCTCCGGAAGTCATCGGCTTCAAGCTCTCCGGCCGATTGCCCGAAGGCGCCACGGCGACGGACCTGGTCCTCACGGTGACGGACATGCTTCGCCGCAAGGGCGTCGTCAACAAGTTCGTCGAATTTTTCGGAGACGGCCTTGCGGATCTGGGCCTCGCCGACCGGGCGACGATTGCCAACATGGCGCCCGAATATGGCGCGACGATGGGCTTTTTCCCGATCGACGACGAAACACTGTCCTACCTGCGCCGCACCGGCCGCTCGGAGGCGGAGGTCGATCTGGTCGAGCGATACTGCAAGGAGCAGGATCTCTTCCGGGTGAACGGCCGTCCGGATCCGATCTTCACTGACACGCTCCACCTCGAGCTCTCCACCATCGAGCCGAGCCTCGCGGGTCCGAAGCGCCCGCAGGACCGCGTGCGCCTGTCCGAGCTGAAGTCCGAATTTCGCAAGTCGCTCACCGCCCCGATCAAAAACCGGGGCTACGAACTGGCCGCGGAGGATGCCGCGCGTCGCGTGACCTTCAGGGACAACGGACATTCATGCGAGATCGGCCACGGCGCGGTTGTCATCGCCGCGATCACCAGTTGCACGAACACCAGCAATCCCAGCGTCATGCTTGCGGCCGGCCTGCTCGCCCGGAAGGCTGTCGAGAAGGGTCTGACGGTCAAGCCCTACGTCAAGACGAGCCTGGCGCCGGGCTCGCGCGTCGTGACCGATTATCTGGACAAGGCCGGGCTCTCGCCCTATCTGGACAAGCTCGGGTTCTACACGGTCGGCTACGGCTGCACGACCTGCATCGGCAACAGCGGACCGTTGCCGGAGGCGGTGGCCGAGGTGGTGACGAAGAACAATCTCGTCGCGTCGAGTGTGCTGAGCGGCAACCGCAATTTTGAAGGGCGCGTCAGCCCGCAGGTGAAGGCGAACTTCCTGGCGTCTCCGCCGCTGGTCGTGGCCTACGCCATCGCGGGGACGACCGACATCAACCTGACGACCGATCCACTCGGAACCGACAAGGCCGGCAAGCCGGTCTATCTCCGCGATATCTGGCCGACCAACGCCGAGGTGACCGAGACGGTTTCGCGGTGCGTGACGGCCGAGATGTTCAAGCATCGGTACAGCAACGTCTTCGACGGCAACGACAAGTGGAATCGCATCGCGGTCGCCGAGGGCGCGGTGTATGACTGGAATCCCGGCAGCACCTACATTCAGGAGCCGCCGTTCTTCGTCGATCTGAGCCGGGAGCCCGCGCCGATTCAGCCGATCGCGAATGCCCGCGTGCTCGTCATGGTGGGCGACAGCGTGACGACCGACCACATCTCCCCGGCGGGCAACATTGCGAAGGAAAGCCCGGCCGCGAAATTCCTCATGGAACACGGCGTGCAGCCGAAGGACTTCAACAGCTATGGCGCTCGCCGCGGCAATGACAGAGTCATGACACGCGGCACGTTCGCCAATGTGCGGCTGCGCAACCTGCTGGCGCCCGGCACCGAGGGCGGCGTAACGCGGCACCTGCCTTCCGGCGAGGTGATGAGCATTTACGACGCCTCGCTGAAGTACAAGGCGGCCGGCACGCCGCTGGTCGTTCTGGCCGGCGCGGAGTATGGCACCGGTTCGTCGCGGGACTGGGCGGCCAAGGGCCCGTTCCTGCTGGGCATCCGGGCGGTGATCGCGACGAGCTACGAGCGCATCCACCGCAGCAACCTGGTCTTCATGGGTGTGCTGCCGCTGCAGTACCTGGAGGGTCAGTCGCGTGAGTCGCTGGGCTTGTCGGGCGAGGAGGTCTTCTCGATCCAGGGTCTTGATGATTCGCTGCGGCCGCGGCGGAAGCTGACGGTGATCGCGAAATGCCCGAAGCAGTCGAAGCCGGACATTTCCTTCGAGGCCGTCGTGCGAATCGATACGCCGGTGGAGATCGAGTACTACCGCAACGGCGGCATTCTTCAGACGGTGCTGCGCAAGATGATGAAGGCGTGA